A region of Geminocystis sp. M7585_C2015_104 DNA encodes the following proteins:
- a CDS encoding late competence development ComFB family protein, which yields MSEKPLQTYKNVMEEFVEEEIKYQIAVDKNLAKKASYLNLVEVATFALNRLPCYYASSVEGVERQRRQIKEKRDLKQKISFVVTQAFAAVERDPLRRSTPIIEERQDLIQEAKEVISRLDTQSCRQELSWIVSFIETFLINLKNQALSQEEIIKFYYLLYYYWQEGEEEKKNK from the coding sequence AAATGTGATGGAGGAATTCGTAGAGGAGGAGATTAAATACCAGATAGCTGTAGACAAGAATTTGGCCAAAAAAGCCTCCTACCTCAATCTAGTAGAGGTGGCTACCTTTGCCCTAAACCGCCTCCCCTGTTATTATGCCTCCTCCGTGGAGGGGGTGGAAAGACAACGACGGCAAATTAAAGAGAAGAGGGATTTGAAACAAAAAATCTCCTTCGTAGTCACCCAAGCCTTTGCCGCTGTTGAAAGGGACCCCCTCCGGCGCTCTACTCCCATAATAGAAGAAAGACAGGATCTCATTCAAGAGGCAAAAGAAGTTATTTCCCGTCTGGATACCCAATCCTGTAGACAGGAGTTGTCTTGGATTGTCTCCTTTATCGAAACCTTTTTGATTAACCTGAAAAATCAAGCCCTTTCCCAGGAAGAAATCATCAAATTTTATTACCTACTCTACTACTATTGGCAAGAAGGTGAAGAGGAAAAAAAGAACAAATAA